The Vidua chalybeata isolate OUT-0048 chromosome 24, bVidCha1 merged haplotype, whole genome shotgun sequence genome includes a window with the following:
- the RABIF gene encoding guanine nucleotide exchange factor MSS4, whose amino-acid sequence MAAPCAEMEPAAPPASPPAPPAAAPGSAGLVCAQGRNLRAVLCQRCGSRVLLPGAATFARRELLLPAMRKKAAAAAAGGGGDVLREHWLVRDMFSFENVGFTRDVGNVKFLVCADCEAGPIGWHCLDDKDSFYVALERVAHE is encoded by the exons ATGGCGGCGCCCTGCGCGGAGATGGAGCCGGCGGCGCCTCCGGCCTCTCCCCCCGCTCCTCCTGCGGCCGCGCCGGGCTCGGCCGGGCTCGTGTGCGCGCAGGGCCGCAACCTGCGGGCCGTGCTGTGCCAGCGCTGCGGCTCCCGGGTGCTGCTGCCCGGCGCCGCCACCTTCGCCCGCCGTGAG ctcctcctgcccgcCATGAGGAAgaaggcggcggcggcggcggcgggaggcggcggggacGTGCTGCGGGAGCACTGGCTGGTGCGCGACATGTTCTCCTTCGAGAACGTGGGATTCACCCGCGACGTGGGCAACGTCAAGTTCCTGGTGTGCGCCGACTGCGAGGCGGGGCCCATCGGCTGGCACTGCCTCGACGACAAGGACAGCTTCTACGTGGCGCTGGAGCGCGTGGCCCACGAGTGA